One genomic region from Deltaproteobacteria bacterium encodes:
- a CDS encoding aminotransferase class I/II-fold pyridoxal phosphate-dependent enzyme, whose product MTTPREAFIHKLARGIQQRREKQLLRTLELPEGIDFTSNDYLGFCSDPSLRNALALGVKNHGTGSGASRLLRGNHAVHVEAEQKLAEFSGREGALLFSSGFATNVGLFAALPETGDVIFSDALNHASIIDGMRLSKAKRVIFEHQDLKDLEAKLSSSECSGQR is encoded by the coding sequence ATGACGACGCCTCGCGAAGCATTTATTCATAAATTAGCTCGCGGCATTCAACAACGCCGCGAAAAACAATTGCTTCGTACTCTAGAGTTGCCCGAAGGCATCGATTTTACGTCCAATGATTATTTAGGCTTCTGCTCAGATCCCAGTTTAAGAAACGCACTTGCCCTAGGTGTCAAAAATCACGGAACAGGATCCGGCGCATCAAGGCTCTTGCGCGGCAATCATGCGGTGCATGTAGAGGCCGAACAAAAGCTGGCCGAGTTTTCAGGCCGCGAAGGAGCGCTACTGTTTTCATCTGGTTTCGCAACCAATGTTGGACTCTTTGCTGCACTCCCCGAAACCGGTGATGTTATTTTTTCAGATGCATTAAATCACGCCAGCATCATCGACGGCATGCGGCTTTCCAAAGCAAAGCGCGTGATTTTCGAGCATCAAGATTTAAAAGACTTAGAGGCCAAGCTTTCTTCTTCAGAGTGCAGCGGACAACGTTT